Genomic window (Subtercola endophyticus):
GCCACGGCGCGACGGCGAGCACGAGGCCGCCGACGGTGGGCCCGATGGCGAGGCCGACCAGTCCGACCGTCGAGATCAGGGTGATCGCACGCACGCGCAGGCTCTCGGTGCCGAACAGGCGAAACGCGAGGGCCATCGAGAGCGGTGTGGTCATCGCTGCCGCGAGGCCCATGACAGCCCGAACGACAATGAGTTGCTCGGCCGTCGTGACGAAGGCGGTCGCAAGGCTCGCGAGGCCGAGCAGCACGAGGCCGATGAGCATGATGCGGCGGCGGCCGAACCGGTCGGCAATGGCGCCGAACACCAGCATCAGACCGCCGAAGACGACGGCGTACGCGCCGGTGACCCACTGCAAGGAGACCGTGGAGGCGTGCAGGTCGCGGCCGATGGTCGGCAGGGCGACGTTCAAGATCGAGTTGTCGAGCATCTCGAAGAGAAAGATGGCGGAGAGCCCGGCGAGGGCGATCCAGGCCTCGCGCAGGGTGGCGGGGGATCGTCGGGGGCGAGGGGACGAACGCTGTTCGATGTTCACGAACTAAGTTATACGCTGGGAACGATGTTCGTGTCAAGGTACGATTGGCTCATGTCCGCCGATCCGAAACAGCGCCGTGCCGCTCGGCACGCCCCTTCCGTTCTCACCACCGCGCAACCCGTGCCGCGCAAAGCGCCCATCACCGTCGAGCGCATCACCGATGCCGCGCTCGAGATCGTGTCGGGTCAGGGCTACGACGCGCTGACGATGCGCAGCGTGGCAGCCCTGCTCGACACCGGCCCCGCCTCGCTGTATGCGCACGTGGTGAACAAAGCCGATATCGATGAGCTGATCATCGGGCGGCTCTGCGCACAGCTGACGTTGCCCGAACCCGATCCGCTCTCCTGGCGAGAGCAGATCTTCGACGTCTGCGCTCAGCTGCGCGATCAGTATCTGGCATACCCGGGTGTCTCGCGTGCTGCGATGGCGATGGTGGTGACAAACCTCGACGTGCTGCGGGTGAACGAGGGGATGCTTGCGATCGTGCTCGCCGGCGGCATCCCGGCACAGACCGCCGCGTGGACGATCGACGCCCTCACGCTGTACGTCGGCGCCTACACGCTCGAGATCTCGCTGAAGACCCGACGCGCGAGCCAAGGTGACGACGAGTGGCTGGTCGGCAGAGAGGAGCGCGACGAGGTGATCCGGCGCTTCGAGGCCCTGCCCGACGACGAGTTTCCGCTGACCCGGCGGTATGCGCCCGAGCTCACCTCCGGCACCGGCCATGAGCGTTTCGACTTCGCGCTCGCTCAGATCGTCGGCAACCTGGGTTAGGAGACCTCACTTACCGATGGTTATCGGTATAACCATCGGTAAGACGGCCAGCTCGAGCACGTACTGCGCCGCGGGGAGGGCGCCTCAGGTCGAAGCCCCAGCGTGCGCCGAGCGAACTACGATGCTGGTAGCAGGCAGACGGGGGAGGTGACGTGCGGTTCTGGAGATGGCTCGGCCGCCGCGATCCGGTGTACGCGGCGCTGCGCCGCGCGACGCGCACGGCGATCATCATGCCCACGCTGTTCGCCGTCGGCGCCCGGGTGATCGGCGACGCAGAAGTCGCCACGTTCGCCGCCTTCGGGTCGTTCGCGATGCTGTTGCTCGTGGATTTCAGCGGACCGATGCGGCAGCGTATCGAGGCGCAGATCGCGCTCGCCGTCACGGGAGCGGTGTTCGTGGTGCTCGGCACGCTCGTTTCGTCTCCGGTCTGGCTCGCCGCCCTCGCGATGGCGGCGGTAACGTTTGCGGTGCTTTTTGTGGGCACGGTGAGTTCGGTGCTGGCGTCGGCGAGTACGTCATTGCTGCTCGCGTTCATCCTGCCCGTCACGCTGCCGGGCGGTGTCGAGCAGATTCTGCCCCGACTGGCCGGGTGGGGGCTCGCCTCAGTGGTCGGCGTGTTTGCCATCGCTCTGCTCTGGCCGGCCCCGGTACGCGAACCCTTGCGCGCGGGTGCCGCGCGCGCGTGCCAGGCCTTGGCCGCGCGGCTGCACGCCGACGTCGACTTCATTCTGAGCGGCCGTGATCCGCAGCTCGGAGCCGAGTACGACCGGGCAACAGTTCACTCTGACGAGGCCGTCGCCGCATTGCACACGGTCTTTCTCGCCACGCCCTACCGCCCCACGGGCCTCAGTACCTCGGCCCGCACGGTGGTGCGGCTCATCGACGAGCTGAACTGGCTGCAGGCGATCGTCGCTCAGTCGCCCAGGTACGATCCGTCGGCGCCCGATCCCGCTCGCAGCGCACACGTCACCGCCTGCCGGGTGAAGTCTGCTGCCGCAGCCGTGCTCGAGACCGGGGCCGAGCTTCTGCTGCAGACCGGCGGCGCACCGGCCGAGCTCGAGGCGGCGCTGGCGCGGCTGACGGATGCCCGCAGAGCAGTCGAGGTGAGTGCCACCATGCAGGTACCGGTGCCGCATGCGTCGGCGTCGGGTGACTCGTCGGGGCCCAGCCTCGACGGCGCGGCGGCCGGCGTCATGGATCGACCCGCCACAGCAGCACCCGACCGCGTGCACGACTTCATTTCGGCCCTCGACCCGCGCTTCCGCGCCCAAGAGCTCAGCTATGCGGTCTCGCAGGTCGGCACGAATATCGCCCTCACCGCAGAGGCCGAACGCCGAACGTGGTGGCAACGACTGCTCGGGCGGCAGCCGGGCAACCTCGTCGGTACGTTCAGCGCCGGGGCGCAGCGGGCGGCGGCGCAATTCGAGTGGCATTCGGTGTGGTTGCACAACAGCATCCGGGGCGCAGCGGCCCTCGGCATCGCCGTATTACTCGCCGACGTGAGCGGTCTGCAGCACTCGTTCTGGATCGTGCTCGGCACCCTCTCGGTGCTGCGCTCGAACGCGTTGAGCACCGGGCAGAACGCGCTGCGCGGCGTGCTCGGCACCGTGATCGGCGTGGCCATCGGCGCCGCGGTGCTGTTCGCGATCGGGCCGAACAGCACCCTGCTCTGGGTCTTGCTGCCGCTGGCGATTCTCGTCGCGGGCGTGGCTCCGACGGTGATCTCGTTCGCTGCGGGGCAGGCCGGCTTCACCGTGACTCTGGTGTTGCTGTTCAACATCATCTCGCCCACGGGCTGGAGTGTCGGCTTGTTCCGCATCGAAGACATCGTGCTCGGCTGCGCAGTGAGCCTCCTGGTGGGGCTGTTGTTCTGGCCGCGCGGGGCGGCAGCCGCACTGCGCACAGCGCTCGCCGAAGCGTACGCCGAGACCGTCGCGTATCTCACCGCTGCCGTCGCGTTCGGGGTCGGTCGATGCGACACGACGGCCGTCGCCAGACCGGCGCCGACCGCGCAGGCTCAGCGAGCGGCGGCAGCCTCACGGCGGCTGGATGACACGTTCCGCACGTACCTCGCAGAGCGCGGACCGAAGCAGGCTCCGCTCGCCCAGGTCACGGCGGCCGTCGCCGGGGTTGCGGCCATGAGGCTCGCGAGCGACGCGATCCTCGACGTCTGGCAGGGTGAAGACGGAGCGACAGATGCCGAGCGGGCGATGGCCCGCATCGCGCTCGAGATGACGACCGACGAGCTGAAGGAGTGGTTCCGCGACTTCGGCGAGAAGCTCGTCGCGCGCGAGCCGCTGCCCTCTCCGCTCGGCCGTGATCCCGCCGCCGACGACCGGCTGGCCGAAGCAGTTCGCCGCGACCTCAGCGACGAGTCGGGCAACGCGACGGCTACCGCCGTGCGCATCATCTGGACCGGCGACTACCTCGACGTCGTGCGCCGCATCGAGCCCGTCATCGTGGTAGGCGACCTCTCCCTTCCCCCTACCCCCGCCCCGTGACCACACTTCGCGCCCATCGACTTGTCGAAATGTGCTGAAAAACGAGAGTCTTCGGGGCTTTTTTGCAAAGTCGATCGTGAGCCGCGCGGGAGGCGGAGGGAGGGGCAGGGGCGAGGGAGGGGCAGAGGCGAGGGAGGGGCAGAGGCGAGGGGGTGTGGGGGTTCACGGGCAGCCCATAGAATGGCCGCATCGAGTCGGGGGCGAGCAGAAGCGAGGCGACGTCGTGGGCAGAGGGTGGATGATCGGGGCGCTGGCGGTGGCGGCAGCCACGCTCGTCGGGGTGGCCACGCCCGCGGCGCCTCCGGCCTCGGCGGTTACGGTCGCGAGGGCGATCACGACGGCGAGCACCGTGCAGGGCACCCTCGCCACCGTCGCCGCGGGCGGCATGTCCGGCGGGTGGCTGGGCTGGACGATCGAGGTGCTCGTGTCGGGCAATGCCGATCCAGTCGGCGAAGGGGCGGCTGCTGCCGACGGCAGCTTCACGATCGGGGTCGACGATGCGGTGCCGCAAGACGGGGTCGCGTACGTCGTTGCACACGCGCCGGCCGCCGCCGGGCATCCGGATGCGCCCGCCGCCGCGTTCGCGTCGGTGTTCCCGGGGGCGCTGCCGACCGAACCCGTGGTGCTGAATGAGCGCACGACGGTCGCGTCTGCGGTCGCCATGGCCCAGTTCGTGAGCAACGCCGGCGTCTCGGGAACGGCACCCGGTCTCGTGAATTCGGCGGGAATGGCGGCGAATCTCGCGGACCCGTTCACGGGCGCGCTGGCGGAGACGCTGACGACCTCGCCAAACGGCAGCGAGACGTCGACTCTGGCCGAATTCGACTCGCTGACGGCGGCGCTCGCGAGCTGCGCGACGGCCCCGTTCGCCGACCCTGTGCGGTTCGCCGACGGCACCTGTGCCGAGCTGCTCGACGTCGGATCGGCCGCGGGCAGCCCGAGCGGCGCGGTGCCGGTCGACACCTTTCGGGCGTTCGCCGAGATCATCCGCAACCCCGGCGTCAGCCCCGAGCGCCTGTTCGATGTCAGCCAGACCGGGGCGCTGGCCGACGGCTCGCCGGTACTCGACCGCGCGCCTGTCGCCTGGACCGTCGCCCTGCGGTTCGACGGCGACGGGCAGTCGCTCGCGGGCCCGGGCAACTTCGCGGTCGACTACCAGGGCAACATCTGGGTCATCAACAACTATCAGTACAACGCCGACCCGCACACTCCGGTCTGCGGCTCAGACAAGCTGTTCAAGTTCTCACCGACGGGAGCCATGACCACGTTCACGGGCGGCGGCCTTTCGGGAGCGGGTTACGGCGTCGACATCGACCCGCACACGGGAAACGTCTGGGTGGCGAACTACGGTTTCGCGGCTCCGGCACCCGGATGCCCGGCGGCAGATCAGCCGCCGCACAACAGTGCCTCGCTGTTCACCGCGGCCGGCTCCGCGCTCTCGCCGGCGACGGGATATACCCAGGGCGGGCTGAACTGGCCGCAGGGCGTGGCCATCGACCCAAACAGCTCGGTATGGTTCGCGAACTGCAACACCGACACTGTGACGATCTACCCGAAGGGCGACCCTGCTGCGGCGCGCACCATTCCGGCCGATCAGCTGAACCTCACGCAGCCGTTCGATGTGGTCGACAACGGTAGGTCGATGTTCGTCTCCGGAATCGTCAACGACTCGGTTGACACGATCGGGTACGACGGGTCGGTGCTGGCGAGTTCGCCGGGCGTGAATGCGGCGTTCGATCATCCGATGGGCCTGGCGGCCGACGCGGGCGGAACCGTCTGGGCGGCGAACTCGGCCGTCATTGCGTTGCCCTGCCCCACGGTGCCGAACCCGCCGAGCAGCGACGCGGCTGACCCGACCGCCGGATTCCAGGCGATCCTCGGCACCACCTTCGACAGCCGCGGCATGTATACCGGGGGAGCGAACCCGTACATCGGCTCGATCGCCGCTATTTCGCCCGATGGCGCGCGCGTCACGCAGTACACCGGCGGTGGCGCGACCGTTCCTTGGGGAATCACCACCGACGGCGATGGAAACGTCTGGGTTGCGAACTTCGCGGGCAAGCGCCTCTCGGCATTCTGCGGCACCGACGAAGCGAGCTGCCCGGCGGGCAAACGCACGGGCGACCCGCTGTCGCCCGATCTGACCGGCTACTACTTCGACGGCTTGGTGCGCAATACCGGCGTCGCCGTCGACCAATCGGGCAACGTCTGGCTCGCGAACAACTGGGACGAGGTGCCGATTCAAACCAACCCGGGCGGACACCAGATCGTGGCGTACCTCGGCTTGGCCGCGCCCGTTACGATCGCGGCGCCCGCTGCCGTCGTCGTACCCACTCCAACGCCGACGCCCACCCCCTCAGCGCCAGCGGCCGCCTCGACGACTTCGACGGCGGCTCCCGGAGCCGCGCTCGCCGCGACCGGCGCGTCGGCCGGCCCGCTTGCGGGTGCCGCGGCGCTCGCTCTGCTCTTCGTCGTCGCCGGCCTGTTCGCGGTGCGCACTCGGTTGCGCAGCCGTCCCACGAAGACATCTGCCAGACGTTGAGTGCACCGACAGGTCGCAGGGTGAGCGAGCAGACGTAGCATGGAGGCATGGCGCACGAACTGATCCATGACACCGAGAAGAAGCGGTACCTGCTGCGTGTCGACGGAGCGCTGGTGAGTGCCGCCGATTACGTGCTCGGACCCGAGAGCATCTCGTTCACGCACACGTTCACCGACCCGAAAAAGCGCGGCCAGGGGTTTGCGGGGGAGGTCGTGGATTTCGCCATCGACGATGTCGAGCAGAACACCGCGTACCGCGTCATTCCGATGTGCTGGTACGTCGGCCAGTGGTTCGACGAGCATCCGGAGCGCGCCGGGCTGCTGACCCGCTGAGTACGCACCGAGAACGAAGAGATCGGCCGTAACGGGAGCGTAACTCAGACCCACTATGGTGTGATCAGCGGGCGATGGTGACCGACCGATCTTTCGAGGAGTTGAGTACCCGTGCCAGCCGATGATGCTTCACCGTTCGACCCGATCAAGGCCGTGCTCTTCGACCTCGACGGCGTGCTGACGCCCACGGTCGACATTCACGTGGTGGCCTGGTCGCGGCTGTTCGCACCGTATTTGGCCGAGCGCGGCATCGCGCCGGCGTACAGCGACGACGACTATTACACCTACATCGACGGGCGCCCGCGCGTCGACGGGGTGCGCGCGCTGCTCGCCTCGCGCGACATCGTGGTGCCTGAAGGCACGCCCGACGACGCGCCGGGCAGCAACACGGTGTGGGGTCTCGGCCTGCGCAAGAACGACGAGTTCTTCAAAACCCTCGAGGCCGACGGGGTGATCGCCTACCCTGGTTCGGTCGACTTTCTCGACGCATCGATTCGCTCGGGCCGGCAGGTCGCTGTGGTGTCGAGCTCGCGAAATGCCGTGAGCGTTCTCGCCGCGGCTGCGCTCGACGACCGCTTCACGATCGTCGTCGACGGCTTGGTCGCCACCGACGCCGGCCTTCCCGGTAAGCCGGCCCCCGATACGTTCGTCTACGCCGCCGAGCTGCTCGGCCTCACCCCTGCCGAGTGTGCGGTGATCGAAGACGCGCACTCCGGCGTGCAAGCCGCGCGTGAAGGAGCCTTCGGCCTGGTGGTCGGCGTCGACCGCGGCGTGGGCGCGGATGGTCTGCTCGCCTCCGGGGCCGATATTGTTGTTTCCGATCTAGCCGAGTTGGTCGACGACGTCGTCACCCCCTGCCGAAGTAGCTGAACCGCTCACACCGCTCAGACCCCGCGGAGCAGCCGAGCATCCACTTGCCTGACGTTCGAAAAGAGGCCTTTCCATGAACCCTGTCAGCTCTGACCCACTTGACCGGTACCGCTTTCCGCTCGACGAATGGGCCCTCACCGAATCGCAGTTCGATGCGGGTGACCAGGGGCACACCGAGACGCTGTTCGCGGTGGGTAACGGCTATCTGGGCATGCGCGGCATCGCCGAAGAGGGCTATGGGGGCTACTCGAACGGCACCTTCATCAACGGCTACCACGACACCTGGGCCATTCGCCACGCCGAGGAGGCCTACGGATTCGCGCGGGTCGGCCAGACGATCGTGAACGTTCCGGATGCGAAACTGATTCGGTTGTACGTCGACGACGAGCCGTTCATTCTGGCCGAGGCCGATTGTGTCAGCTACGAACGCCGGCTCGACTTTCAGAACGGGGTGCTCGCGCGGGAACTCGTGTGGCGGGCTCCGTCGGGCAAGCGTGTGCTGATCAGGTCGCGCCGGCTGACGTCGTTCACCGACCGGCACCTCGCCGTGGTGGAGTACGAGGTCACGATGCTCGACGCCGATGCGTCGATCGTGCTGTCGAGCCAGATTCTCAACCGGCAGGACTGGGTCGACGAGTACGCAGCCGCGGCCGCCTCCGAGCATCCGATCGACGACCCACGGCGTGCGGCCGCCTTCTCTGACCGAGTGCTGCAGCCGCGCTTCAAGAGCGCGCACGATGGCCGGTTCATTCTCGGCTATCGCGCTGCGAACTCGGGAATGACGCTCGCGGTGGGTGCGCAGCACGCGCTCGAAACTCAGAACGAGTGGAGCGAGCACTCGGAGATCGACGACGACCTCGCCAAGCAGGTGTACAGCATCACCGCCCAGGCCGGCGTGCCCATTCGCCTGGTGAAGACGATCGCCTATCACACGTCGAAAGCCGTGCCGACGCGAGGGCTGGCCGACCGCTGCGACCGCACCCTCGATCGCATCGCCGCGTCGCCGATCGAAGACGTCTTCGACCGACAGCGCGAGTGGCTCGACGCGTTCTGGCAGCGGTCGGATGTTCGGGTGCCCGGCCAGCCGGCGATCCAGCAGGCGACACGGTGGAACATTTTTCAGCTCGCCCAGGCGACGGCTCGAACCGACGGAGGCGGAATCGCCGCGAAGGGCGTTTCGGGGTCGGGATACGGTGGTCACTACTTCTGGGACACCGAGATCTACGTGCTGCCCTTTCTCACCTACACATCACCCCAGGTCGCCCGCAACGCGCTGCGCTTCCGGCACGGGATGCTCGACCTCGCCCGTGAGCGGGCGCGTGAACTCAACCAGCGCGGCGCTCTCTTTCCCTGGCGCACCATCAACGGGCTCGAAGCGGGAGCGTATTACGCGGCCGGAACGGCGCAGTACCACATCGACGCCGACATCTCTCATGCGCTTTCGCAGTACGTTTCGGCGACCGGCGACGTGGACTTTCTGATCGCCGGCGGCGCGATCGACATTCTCGTCGAGACCGCTCGTATGTGGGCCGATCTCGGGTTCTGGCGCGGTCACGAGAACCGTTCGTTCCATATCCATGGCGTGACCGGGCCCGACGAGTACACGACGGTCGTCAACGACAACCTGTTCACGAATGTGATGGCCCGGGCGAACCTGCGCGCGGCGGTTCGGCGGCTGCGAGCGGTGCAGCAGACCGATCCCGAGGAGTTCGAACGTCTCGCTCTGAGGCTCGAGTTGCGTGAAGACGAGATCGTGGAGTGGGCTGCGGCCGGCGAGGCGATGCATATTCTGTTCGACGAAGAGCTGGGCATCCACCCGCAGGATTCCCAGTTTCTCGAGAAAGAGCTCTGGGATCTCGAGAACACTCCGCCCTCGCAGCATCCGTTGCTGCTGCACTACCATCCGCTCGTGATCTACCGCTTTCAGGTCATCAAGCAGGCCGATGTGGTGCTGGCGCTGCTGCTGCAGGGCGACGAGTTCACCGAAGAAGAGAAGCGCAAGAACTTCGAGTATTACGACGCCCTGACGACGGGAGACTCGACGCTGTCGGCGTCAACGCAGTCGATCGTGGCGGCGGAAGTCGGTTACCGCGACTTGGCCTTGGAGTATTTCACGACCGCCCTGTTCGTCGACCTCGGCGACCTGCACCACAACAGCGCGGACGGCGTGCACGTCGCGTCGACCGGCGGGGTGTGGAGCGCGCTCGTGTTCGGGTTCGGCGGCATGCGCGACTACCTCGGCACGTTCACCTTCGACCCGCGGTTGCCCGAAGAATGGGAGACGCTCGAATTCAACGTCACGATTCTGGGCGCGCGACTGCACGTGACGGTGTGCGCCGACGTGATGACGTTCGAGATCGAAGAGGGCGAGTCGGTGCTGGTCTACGTGCGCGAGAAGCGTGTGCAGGTCGTGGCGGGATCGGTCTCGACGGTCAAGCTCGTCGACGACGGGCCGGTGCTCGAAGGGGCTCCGACGACGAGTGACATCGAGGGCAGCCTGCGGGCCGACGGGTCGGTGATCACGGCGACGATTCCGACGCTCGACGAGGACTTCGTGAGCGACGCTGTCGCGTACGACTGAGGCGCGCTCGGCCCTACCAGGCCACTGTGCTCTCTGCTCGGCCCTACCAGGCCGACGAATCAGCAGCCACGATCGGCACGTCGACGCCGTGCCAGATGCTGCCGTAGCCGTAGTGCGAGCTCGCCCACGGTGACGCTTCGATGGCCGCGACGGTGGTGGCGACCGGGGCGGATGCGGCGAAGTCCGCGATGATCTCCGAGTAGACCGAGTTCGTGCCCAGGTTCAGCGCCGCGTCGCGGGCGGCTGTCACGAGCTCGGGGTAGCTGCCGAAACCTGCGCCGCCGCCCGATCCGTAGCCGTTATTCAGCGGATTGTTGCGCAGCCACCAGCTCTGCGGGCTGTTCTCGGAGTCCATCCACTGCAGAATCACGGTGACGTTGTTGTCGGAGGCGGGCCAGCCGCCGTCGACCAGCACGAGCGCCGCCCAGTCTTTGTTCGTCGAGCTGCCGGGCGCGATCGTCGCCTCGGTGGGCTTGTTCACGGTGTAGTCGTCGCGGTCGGCTGACACGCCGCCGACGGATGCACCGGCCGCCAGCACCTGCGCTGCGGTCGGCCCGGGGGCGAGAGTGCCGGCGGCAGCACGGGCATCCAGTTCGCCCGCATTCGCCGCGGGTGCGATGAGAAACACGGGCAGCAGACTGAAGCACGCGATCGCTACGGCGAACACGGGCCGCTTCTCGCGTCGCGCCGCCGCGCGCCGGGTGGATGCGCGAGTTGCGGATGCCCGAGTTGCGGATGCTCGCGGTGCGGATGCCCGGGCTGCTGACCCCCGCAGCGAATCCGACTCGATCGCCTCGTCGCCCGGGGCGGTTGCGGTTGCCGTCGTGATGCGAGCCGCCGAGCGTCGACGATTCGGATGGGCCGGCGCCGAGGGAGTGGCGTGGGCGTCAGGAGCTTGGTAGGTAGAGCGGCGCAAATCTGCTTTTCGGGTTCAGGGGTGCGTTCGGGTGTCGCCGTAGCGATTCGAAAACGCTACCTGCCCCACCTGACTACAACCTCACAGTGCGCCGTAACGCACGAAGACGACGCCGTTGGTGAACTGGCGCGTCTCGAGGAGGGTGAGGGGCACCCGGGCGTCGGCGGGAAAGAAGGGGTTACCGCCGCCGACGGCGATGGGGGAGAAGAAGAGCTGGTACTCGTCGACGAGTCCGCCGCGGATGGCGGCTGCGGCCAGGCCCGGGCCGCCGATCGAGAGGTCGAGGGCGCAACTGACTTTGAGCTCACGAATCTCTTCGACGTCGAAGCTCCGCACGAGTTGCGTGCGCGGAGTCGAGATGGCGGAGTCGGAGAGGGTGGCGGAGTAGACCCGTTTGTCGGCTCCGCGCCAGAGGGTTGCGAAGTCGGCGATGACGGGTGGTTCATCCGTTGTGTCCCAGGTCTGCCAGACCGACATCACCCCGTACATCCGGCGCCCGTACAGGTAGGTGCCGACGGAGCGCTGCAGGTCGTTGACGAAGGCGTGCACCTCTTCGTCGGGTGCGCTCCAGTCGAACGCGCCCGACGTGTCGGCGGTGAAGCCGTCGATCGACATGATGCTCGAATAGATGAGTCTGCCCATGTGTCTCTCCTCGTAGTCGGCCGGTCTTGTTCAGGTCAGGTGGT
Coding sequences:
- a CDS encoding TetR/AcrR family transcriptional regulator; the encoded protein is MSADPKQRRAARHAPSVLTTAQPVPRKAPITVERITDAALEIVSGQGYDALTMRSVAALLDTGPASLYAHVVNKADIDELIIGRLCAQLTLPEPDPLSWREQIFDVCAQLRDQYLAYPGVSRAAMAMVVTNLDVLRVNEGMLAIVLAGGIPAQTAAWTIDALTLYVGAYTLEISLKTRRASQGDDEWLVGREERDEVIRRFEALPDDEFPLTRRYAPELTSGTGHERFDFALAQIVGNLG
- a CDS encoding FUSC family protein — translated: MRFWRWLGRRDPVYAALRRATRTAIIMPTLFAVGARVIGDAEVATFAAFGSFAMLLLVDFSGPMRQRIEAQIALAVTGAVFVVLGTLVSSPVWLAALAMAAVTFAVLFVGTVSSVLASASTSLLLAFILPVTLPGGVEQILPRLAGWGLASVVGVFAIALLWPAPVREPLRAGAARACQALAARLHADVDFILSGRDPQLGAEYDRATVHSDEAVAALHTVFLATPYRPTGLSTSARTVVRLIDELNWLQAIVAQSPRYDPSAPDPARSAHVTACRVKSAAAAVLETGAELLLQTGGAPAELEAALARLTDARRAVEVSATMQVPVPHASASGDSSGPSLDGAAAGVMDRPATAAPDRVHDFISALDPRFRAQELSYAVSQVGTNIALTAEAERRTWWQRLLGRQPGNLVGTFSAGAQRAAAQFEWHSVWLHNSIRGAAALGIAVLLADVSGLQHSFWIVLGTLSVLRSNALSTGQNALRGVLGTVIGVAIGAAVLFAIGPNSTLLWVLLPLAILVAGVAPTVISFAAGQAGFTVTLVLLFNIISPTGWSVGLFRIEDIVLGCAVSLLVGLLFWPRGAAAALRTALAEAYAETVAYLTAAVAFGVGRCDTTAVARPAPTAQAQRAAAASRRLDDTFRTYLAERGPKQAPLAQVTAAVAGVAAMRLASDAILDVWQGEDGATDAERAMARIALEMTTDELKEWFRDFGEKLVAREPLPSPLGRDPAADDRLAEAVRRDLSDESGNATATAVRIIWTGDYLDVVRRIEPVIVVGDLSLPPTPAP
- a CDS encoding NHL repeat-containing protein, which translates into the protein MGRGWMIGALAVAAATLVGVATPAAPPASAVTVARAITTASTVQGTLATVAAGGMSGGWLGWTIEVLVSGNADPVGEGAAAADGSFTIGVDDAVPQDGVAYVVAHAPAAAGHPDAPAAAFASVFPGALPTEPVVLNERTTVASAVAMAQFVSNAGVSGTAPGLVNSAGMAANLADPFTGALAETLTTSPNGSETSTLAEFDSLTAALASCATAPFADPVRFADGTCAELLDVGSAAGSPSGAVPVDTFRAFAEIIRNPGVSPERLFDVSQTGALADGSPVLDRAPVAWTVALRFDGDGQSLAGPGNFAVDYQGNIWVINNYQYNADPHTPVCGSDKLFKFSPTGAMTTFTGGGLSGAGYGVDIDPHTGNVWVANYGFAAPAPGCPAADQPPHNSASLFTAAGSALSPATGYTQGGLNWPQGVAIDPNSSVWFANCNTDTVTIYPKGDPAAARTIPADQLNLTQPFDVVDNGRSMFVSGIVNDSVDTIGYDGSVLASSPGVNAAFDHPMGLAADAGGTVWAANSAVIALPCPTVPNPPSSDAADPTAGFQAILGTTFDSRGMYTGGANPYIGSIAAISPDGARVTQYTGGGATVPWGITTDGDGNVWVANFAGKRLSAFCGTDEASCPAGKRTGDPLSPDLTGYYFDGLVRNTGVAVDQSGNVWLANNWDEVPIQTNPGGHQIVAYLGLAAPVTIAAPAAVVVPTPTPTPTPSAPAAASTTSTAAPGAALAATGASAGPLAGAAALALLFVVAGLFAVRTRLRSRPTKTSARR
- a CDS encoding GNAT family N-acetyltransferase; its protein translation is MAHELIHDTEKKRYLLRVDGALVSAADYVLGPESISFTHTFTDPKKRGQGFAGEVVDFAIDDVEQNTAYRVIPMCWYVGQWFDEHPERAGLLTR
- a CDS encoding HAD family hydrolase, whose translation is MPADDASPFDPIKAVLFDLDGVLTPTVDIHVVAWSRLFAPYLAERGIAPAYSDDDYYTYIDGRPRVDGVRALLASRDIVVPEGTPDDAPGSNTVWGLGLRKNDEFFKTLEADGVIAYPGSVDFLDASIRSGRQVAVVSSSRNAVSVLAAAALDDRFTIVVDGLVATDAGLPGKPAPDTFVYAAELLGLTPAECAVIEDAHSGVQAAREGAFGLVVGVDRGVGADGLLASGADIVVSDLAELVDDVVTPCRSS
- a CDS encoding glycoside hydrolase family 65 protein; the protein is MNPVSSDPLDRYRFPLDEWALTESQFDAGDQGHTETLFAVGNGYLGMRGIAEEGYGGYSNGTFINGYHDTWAIRHAEEAYGFARVGQTIVNVPDAKLIRLYVDDEPFILAEADCVSYERRLDFQNGVLARELVWRAPSGKRVLIRSRRLTSFTDRHLAVVEYEVTMLDADASIVLSSQILNRQDWVDEYAAAAASEHPIDDPRRAAAFSDRVLQPRFKSAHDGRFILGYRAANSGMTLAVGAQHALETQNEWSEHSEIDDDLAKQVYSITAQAGVPIRLVKTIAYHTSKAVPTRGLADRCDRTLDRIAASPIEDVFDRQREWLDAFWQRSDVRVPGQPAIQQATRWNIFQLAQATARTDGGGIAAKGVSGSGYGGHYFWDTEIYVLPFLTYTSPQVARNALRFRHGMLDLARERARELNQRGALFPWRTINGLEAGAYYAAGTAQYHIDADISHALSQYVSATGDVDFLIAGGAIDILVETARMWADLGFWRGHENRSFHIHGVTGPDEYTTVVNDNLFTNVMARANLRAAVRRLRAVQQTDPEEFERLALRLELREDEIVEWAAAGEAMHILFDEELGIHPQDSQFLEKELWDLENTPPSQHPLLLHYHPLVIYRFQVIKQADVVLALLLQGDEFTEEEKRKNFEYYDALTTGDSTLSASTQSIVAAEVGYRDLALEYFTTALFVDLGDLHHNSADGVHVASTGGVWSALVFGFGGMRDYLGTFTFDPRLPEEWETLEFNVTILGARLHVTVCADVMTFEIEEGESVLVYVREKRVQVVAGSVSTVKLVDDGPVLEGAPTTSDIEGSLRADGSVITATIPTLDEDFVSDAVAYD
- a CDS encoding dihydrofolate reductase family protein — protein: MGRLIYSSIMSIDGFTADTSGAFDWSAPDEEVHAFVNDLQRSVGTYLYGRRMYGVMSVWQTWDTTDEPPVIADFATLWRGADKRVYSATLSDSAISTPRTQLVRSFDVEEIRELKVSCALDLSIGGPGLAAAAIRGGLVDEYQLFFSPIAVGGGNPFFPADARVPLTLLETRQFTNGVVFVRYGAL